A part of Drosophila bipectinata strain 14024-0381.07 chromosome 3L, DbipHiC1v2, whole genome shotgun sequence genomic DNA contains:
- the tow gene encoding uncharacterized protein tow: MGCGQSKIHLYPRKSKSKANGKKGGHADSDAETDEDEGHIEDAEKAQQRDREKHDESDESSNKDVPDSDDDVAVSLLRAKNLSLLQSQEISSSQQNFFRMLDKKIDEGPDYDSASETEIALEEARLNALRQHWESASLTASICSSASRSLQTTPIRQVQVPLKQPPRGAGLLLQPSSAAAVSSAMVSIPATEYLPQHVMAGRQLAGQQQQQQQVQVQQVQQVQQQQAAVLYQQQQQLILLPQLDGSVVNTSTAAAAQLAQLQQQQLSQQQQLYQQQQQYLLSLPAGAKPQSVSPKRLLYGSTVAGAVPPGTSACPQPAAPPSVQYIAAGSQMMQPGASGGFVNGAGAISGIAAGRGPLQLAYYGAAPPSTAPPLATSAPMAPETYEPPTAPHSQTQQQQQQPPPGAYYGEMMHGVQPAPAVEYKFPPAISVQRLAPQVQRQLRETQELIKDSCPQLYAAGYGSPGPPIRNPNRNPTRTRPTLETQFSQELS; this comes from the exons ATGGGCTGTGGACAAAGCAAGATACATTTGTATCCCAGGAAATCGAAGAGTAAAGCCAACGGCAAGAAAGGAGGACATG CCGACTCAGACGCCGAAACGGACGAGGACGAAGGCCACATCGAGGACGCCGAGAAGGCACAGCAACGCGACCGCGAGAAGCACGACGAGAGCGATGAGTCAAGCAATAAGGATGTTCCGGATAGTGACGACGACGTGGCCGTCTCGCTGCTGCGCGCCAAGAATCTATCCTTGCTCCAAAGCCA GGAAATATCATCTAGCCAGCAGAACTTCTTCCGCATGCTGGACAAGAAGATTGATGAG GGTCCCGACTACGACTCGGCCAGCGAGACGGAGATCGCCCTGGAGGAGGCCCGACTGAACGCCCTGCGCCAGCACTGGGAATCCGCCAGCCTGACGGCCTCCATCTGCTCCTCGGCCAGCCGGTCGCTGCAGACCACGCCCATCCGACAAGTGCAGGTGCCTCTGAAGCAGCCGCCTCGTGGCGCTGGCCTGCTGCTCCAACCCTCCAGTGCCGCCGCCGTCTCATCCGCGATGGTCAGTATCCCTGCGACGGAGTATCTACCTCAGCATGTGATGGCGGGGCGACAGCTGGcggggcagcagcagcagcaacagcaagtGCAAGTGCAACAAGTGCAACaggtgcagcagcaacaggcgGCGGTGCtctaccagcagcagcagcagctgatCCTGCTGCCCCAGCTGGACGGGAGTGTCGTCAACACGTCCACGGCGGCAGCGGCCCAGCTCGcccaactgcagcagcagcaactcagccagcaacagcaactctatcagcagcaacagcagtatCTGTTGTCCCTACCCGCCGGTGCCAAGCCGCAGAGCGTCAGCCCCAAGCGCCTGCTGTACGGCAGTACCGTGGCCGGCGCCGTGCCGCCCGGCACATCCGCCTGCCCCCAGCCGGCGGCCCCTCCTTCCGTTCAGTATATCGCCGCTGGATCGCAAATGATGCAGCCGGGGGCCAGCGGTGGCTTTGTCAATGGCGCCGGCGCCATTTCCGGGATCGCAGCGGGCCGAGGACCCCTGCAGCTGGCTTACTATGGCGCTGCACCCCCGAGCACTGCCCCCCCGCTGGCGACGTCCGCTCCAATGGCCCCCGAAACATATGAACCGCCAACCGCTCCACACAGCCAAactcagcagcagcagcaacagccgccGCCGGGCGCCTACTACGGTGAGATGATGCACGGCGTCCAG CCTGCCCCGGCGGTGGAGTACAAGTTCCCGCCGGCCATCAGTGTGCAACGGTTGGCGCCGCAGGTGCAGCGGCAGCTGCGAGAGACGCAGGAACTCATAAAAGACTCGTGCCCGCAACTGTATGCGGCGGGCTATGGCAGCCCAGGACCACCGATACGCAACCCCAACAGGAACCCCACTAGAACTAGACCCACCCTGGAGACTCAGTTCTCGCAGGAACTCTCGTGA
- the LOC108124219 gene encoding uncharacterized protein isoform X2: protein MNMYNGQVNAFGGGGGGGGMLPNPNANVNPRMGGGAPGGGAMFQRNRSAPYPGFNGHGHGPVNGGQRRMNGGGGGGGGVPRNDGGFGGQRSSNHGAHLPKIVWSEVNLTPFRKNFYKPCDSVLARTQGETETFLANNEITIKGDQVPTPSIEFEEGGFPDYVMNEIRKQGFAKPTAIQAQGWPIAMSGRDLVGVAQTGSGKTLAYVLPAVVHINNQPRLERGDGPIALVLAPTRELAQQIQQVAIEFGSNTHVRNTCIFGGAPKGQQARDLERGVEIVIATPGRLIDFLERGTTSLKRCTYLVLDEADRMLDMGFEPQIRKIMQQIRPDRQVLMWSATWPKEVRQLAEEFLNNYIQVNIGSLSLSANHNILQIVDVCDENEKLMKLVKLLTDISAESETKTIIFVETKKRVDEITRNISRQGWRACAIHGDKSQQERDFVLSSFRNGRHSILVATDVAARGLDVDDVKFVINYDYPSNSEDYVHRIGRTGRSNNRGTAYTLFTHSNANKANDLIQVLREANQTISPKLMNMAMSGGYNKRGGGMGGGYRGGNGYQGRNQQMGGGYNGGRDYRNNNNGAGGNRNGFNGGGAGGPPRFDQKPRTSPPNHGGNGGYRGQGNQGAGGYQGQQQQQQQNGGVQFSRFNPNAACFEPKTQNAPGVIPQQAQHQHQQHQQPQAQAQAQAQAAQQHLVTDAAYGIDQKRSRFSPYNMNFGNMPAPALNQPQQHPTPQAHQAHQGHPAHQAHQAQPAAAALAAGGALPYGQYSSMSSSMATVSLNGGGVAVPYSYRAQYAVPTPADVFAYPPPPLPVQN from the exons ATGAACAT GTACAACGGACAGGTGAACGCCttcggtggcggtggcggtggaggCGGCATGCTGCCCAATCCCAATGCCAATGTTAATCCCCGCATGGGCGGCGGAGCTCCCGGCGGCGGCGCTATGTTCCAGCGTAATCGCTCTGCACCGTACCCGGGATTCAATGGTCATGGACATGGACCAGTTAACGGCGGCCAAAGACGCATGaatggcggcggcggcggagggGGCGGTGTCCCACGCAACGACGGAGGATTCGGTGGCCAGCGGTCATCGAACCACGGTGCTCACCTCCCAAAGATCGTCTGGTCGGAGGTGAACCTAACCCCCTTCCGCAAAAACTTCTACAAGCCCTGCGACTCGGTGCTGGCCCGCACACAAGGCGAAACCGAGACCTTCCTCGCCAACAATGAGATCACCATAAAGGGCGACCAGGTGCCCACTCCGAGCATTGAGTTCGAGGAGGGTGGCTTCCCAGACTACGTGATGAACGAGATCCGCAAGCAAGGCTTTGCCAAGCCCACAGCTATCCAGGCTCAGGGATGGCCCATCGCGATGAGCGGCAGGGATCTAGTGGGTGTGGCCCAGACAGGATCGGGCAAGACCCTGGCCTATGTGCTGCCAGCTGTTGTCCACATCAACAACCAACCGCGCCTGGAGCGCGGCGATGGACCCATTGCTCTGGTTCTGGCACCCACTCGCGAGCTGGCGCAGCAGATCCAGCAAGTGGCTATCGAGTTTGGAAGCAACACTCATGTGCGCAATACCTGCATTTTCGGCGGAGCACCCAAGGGCCAGCAGGCTAGAGATTTGGAGCGCGGCGTTGAGATCGTCATTGCAACGCCCGGCAGGTTGATCGACTTCCTCGAGCGAGGCACCACCTCGCTGAAGCGATGCACCTACCTGGTGCTCGACGAGGCCGATCGCATGCTGGACATGGGCTTCGAACCTCAAATCAGGAAGATTATGCAGCAGATCCGTCCGGATCGCCAGGTTCTCATGTGGTCCGCCACCTGGCCCAAAGAGGTCCGCCAGCTGGCCGAGGAGTTCCTGAACAACTACATCCAGGTGAACATTGGGTCGCTGTCGCTTAGCGCCAACCACAACATTCTGCAGATCGTCGACGTCTGCGACGAGAACGAGAAGCTTATGAAGCTGGTCAAGCTGCTGACGGACATCTCGGCGGAGAGCGAGACAAAGACCATCATTTTCGTGGAGACCAAGAAGCGGGTCGATGAGATCACCCGCAATATCTCCCGCCAGGGCTGGCGCGCTTGCGCCATCCACGGCGACAAGTCGCAGCAGGAACGCGACTTTGTTCTTTCGAGTTTCCGCAACGGCCGTCACTCGATTTTGGTGGCCACGGACGTGGCTGCTCGCGGACTGG ACGTTGACGATGTCAAGTTTGTGATCAACTACGATTATCCTTCCAACTCGGAGGACTATGTGCATCGCATCGGGCGCACCGGACGCTCCAACAACAGGGGCACGGCCTACACCCTGTTCACGCATTCCAACGCCAACAAGGCAAATGATCTGATCCAGGTGCTGCGCGAGGCCAACCAG ACCATTAGTCCCAAACTGATGAACATGGCCATGAGCGGGGGCTACAACAAGCGCGGAGGCGGTATGGGCGGCGGCTACCGTGGCGGCAACGGCTACCAGGGACGCAACCAGCAGATGGGCGGCGGCTACAATGGTGGCCGCGACTaccgtaacaacaacaacggcgCCGGAGGCAATCGCAATGGTTTCAATGGAGGAGGTGCTGGCGGACCGCCACGCTTCGACCAAAAGCCACGCACCTCGCCCCCGAATCATGGCGGCAACGGAGGCTATCGCGGCCAGGGTAATCAGGGAGCCGGTGGCTACCAgggccagcaacagcagcagcagcagaatgGCGGAGTGCAATTCTCGCGCTTCAATCCGAATGCCGCCTGTTTCGAGCCGAAGACACAGAACGCACCGGGAGTTATTCCCCAGCAGGCCcaacaccagcaccagcagcatcagcagccaCAAGCCCAGGCtcaggcccaggcccaggctGCACAGCAACATCTTGTGACTGATGCTGCCTACGGTATTGACCAGAAGCGTTCCCGTTTCTCGCCGTACAACATGAACTTTGGCAACATGCCGGCGCCGGCACTGAACCAGCCCCAGCAGCACCCGACTCCGCAAGCTCACCAAGCCCATCAGGGCCACCCAGCTCACCAAGCGCATCAGGCTCAACCGGCGGCCGCAGCTTTAGCGGCCGGAGGAGCTTTGCCGTACGGCCAGTATTCGTCAATGTCCTCCAGCATGGCCACCGTGTCGCTGAACGGCGGAGGAGTGGCGGTGCCTTATTCTTACCGAGCTCAGTATGCAGTGCCGACGCCGGCGGACGTCTTCGCTTACCCGCCGCCTCCGCTGCCCGTGCAGAACTAG
- the LOC108124219 gene encoding uncharacterized protein isoform X1 encodes MALNPDPRFRYNGQVNAFGGGGGGGGMLPNPNANVNPRMGGGAPGGGAMFQRNRSAPYPGFNGHGHGPVNGGQRRMNGGGGGGGGVPRNDGGFGGQRSSNHGAHLPKIVWSEVNLTPFRKNFYKPCDSVLARTQGETETFLANNEITIKGDQVPTPSIEFEEGGFPDYVMNEIRKQGFAKPTAIQAQGWPIAMSGRDLVGVAQTGSGKTLAYVLPAVVHINNQPRLERGDGPIALVLAPTRELAQQIQQVAIEFGSNTHVRNTCIFGGAPKGQQARDLERGVEIVIATPGRLIDFLERGTTSLKRCTYLVLDEADRMLDMGFEPQIRKIMQQIRPDRQVLMWSATWPKEVRQLAEEFLNNYIQVNIGSLSLSANHNILQIVDVCDENEKLMKLVKLLTDISAESETKTIIFVETKKRVDEITRNISRQGWRACAIHGDKSQQERDFVLSSFRNGRHSILVATDVAARGLDVDDVKFVINYDYPSNSEDYVHRIGRTGRSNNRGTAYTLFTHSNANKANDLIQVLREANQTISPKLMNMAMSGGYNKRGGGMGGGYRGGNGYQGRNQQMGGGYNGGRDYRNNNNGAGGNRNGFNGGGAGGPPRFDQKPRTSPPNHGGNGGYRGQGNQGAGGYQGQQQQQQQNGGVQFSRFNPNAACFEPKTQNAPGVIPQQAQHQHQQHQQPQAQAQAQAQAAQQHLVTDAAYGIDQKRSRFSPYNMNFGNMPAPALNQPQQHPTPQAHQAHQGHPAHQAHQAQPAAAALAAGGALPYGQYSSMSSSMATVSLNGGGVAVPYSYRAQYAVPTPADVFAYPPPPLPVQN; translated from the exons atggCACTGAACCCCGATCCTCGTTTCAGGTACAACGGACAGGTGAACGCCttcggtggcggtggcggtggaggCGGCATGCTGCCCAATCCCAATGCCAATGTTAATCCCCGCATGGGCGGCGGAGCTCCCGGCGGCGGCGCTATGTTCCAGCGTAATCGCTCTGCACCGTACCCGGGATTCAATGGTCATGGACATGGACCAGTTAACGGCGGCCAAAGACGCATGaatggcggcggcggcggagggGGCGGTGTCCCACGCAACGACGGAGGATTCGGTGGCCAGCGGTCATCGAACCACGGTGCTCACCTCCCAAAGATCGTCTGGTCGGAGGTGAACCTAACCCCCTTCCGCAAAAACTTCTACAAGCCCTGCGACTCGGTGCTGGCCCGCACACAAGGCGAAACCGAGACCTTCCTCGCCAACAATGAGATCACCATAAAGGGCGACCAGGTGCCCACTCCGAGCATTGAGTTCGAGGAGGGTGGCTTCCCAGACTACGTGATGAACGAGATCCGCAAGCAAGGCTTTGCCAAGCCCACAGCTATCCAGGCTCAGGGATGGCCCATCGCGATGAGCGGCAGGGATCTAGTGGGTGTGGCCCAGACAGGATCGGGCAAGACCCTGGCCTATGTGCTGCCAGCTGTTGTCCACATCAACAACCAACCGCGCCTGGAGCGCGGCGATGGACCCATTGCTCTGGTTCTGGCACCCACTCGCGAGCTGGCGCAGCAGATCCAGCAAGTGGCTATCGAGTTTGGAAGCAACACTCATGTGCGCAATACCTGCATTTTCGGCGGAGCACCCAAGGGCCAGCAGGCTAGAGATTTGGAGCGCGGCGTTGAGATCGTCATTGCAACGCCCGGCAGGTTGATCGACTTCCTCGAGCGAGGCACCACCTCGCTGAAGCGATGCACCTACCTGGTGCTCGACGAGGCCGATCGCATGCTGGACATGGGCTTCGAACCTCAAATCAGGAAGATTATGCAGCAGATCCGTCCGGATCGCCAGGTTCTCATGTGGTCCGCCACCTGGCCCAAAGAGGTCCGCCAGCTGGCCGAGGAGTTCCTGAACAACTACATCCAGGTGAACATTGGGTCGCTGTCGCTTAGCGCCAACCACAACATTCTGCAGATCGTCGACGTCTGCGACGAGAACGAGAAGCTTATGAAGCTGGTCAAGCTGCTGACGGACATCTCGGCGGAGAGCGAGACAAAGACCATCATTTTCGTGGAGACCAAGAAGCGGGTCGATGAGATCACCCGCAATATCTCCCGCCAGGGCTGGCGCGCTTGCGCCATCCACGGCGACAAGTCGCAGCAGGAACGCGACTTTGTTCTTTCGAGTTTCCGCAACGGCCGTCACTCGATTTTGGTGGCCACGGACGTGGCTGCTCGCGGACTGG ACGTTGACGATGTCAAGTTTGTGATCAACTACGATTATCCTTCCAACTCGGAGGACTATGTGCATCGCATCGGGCGCACCGGACGCTCCAACAACAGGGGCACGGCCTACACCCTGTTCACGCATTCCAACGCCAACAAGGCAAATGATCTGATCCAGGTGCTGCGCGAGGCCAACCAG ACCATTAGTCCCAAACTGATGAACATGGCCATGAGCGGGGGCTACAACAAGCGCGGAGGCGGTATGGGCGGCGGCTACCGTGGCGGCAACGGCTACCAGGGACGCAACCAGCAGATGGGCGGCGGCTACAATGGTGGCCGCGACTaccgtaacaacaacaacggcgCCGGAGGCAATCGCAATGGTTTCAATGGAGGAGGTGCTGGCGGACCGCCACGCTTCGACCAAAAGCCACGCACCTCGCCCCCGAATCATGGCGGCAACGGAGGCTATCGCGGCCAGGGTAATCAGGGAGCCGGTGGCTACCAgggccagcaacagcagcagcagcagaatgGCGGAGTGCAATTCTCGCGCTTCAATCCGAATGCCGCCTGTTTCGAGCCGAAGACACAGAACGCACCGGGAGTTATTCCCCAGCAGGCCcaacaccagcaccagcagcatcagcagccaCAAGCCCAGGCtcaggcccaggcccaggctGCACAGCAACATCTTGTGACTGATGCTGCCTACGGTATTGACCAGAAGCGTTCCCGTTTCTCGCCGTACAACATGAACTTTGGCAACATGCCGGCGCCGGCACTGAACCAGCCCCAGCAGCACCCGACTCCGCAAGCTCACCAAGCCCATCAGGGCCACCCAGCTCACCAAGCGCATCAGGCTCAACCGGCGGCCGCAGCTTTAGCGGCCGGAGGAGCTTTGCCGTACGGCCAGTATTCGTCAATGTCCTCCAGCATGGCCACCGTGTCGCTGAACGGCGGAGGAGTGGCGGTGCCTTATTCTTACCGAGCTCAGTATGCAGTGCCGACGCCGGCGGACGTCTTCGCTTACCCGCCGCCTCCGCTGCCCGTGCAGAACTAG